The Lactuca sativa cultivar Salinas chromosome 2, Lsat_Salinas_v11, whole genome shotgun sequence genome includes a window with the following:
- the LOC111876643 gene encoding uncharacterized protein LOC111876643, with protein sequence MEHVEFQVIKTSHYNNVLDQSSNTYLHYPKPKPFNWFTRNPVRLFVIISMQRSGSGWFETLLNNHMNISSNGEIFGQKNRRQNLSSIINTLDRVYSLDLITRSSKNGCSTAIGFKWMLNQGLMEHRKEILHYFAKKGVSVIFFLRRNMLCRLVSILANSFDKHAKLLNGMHVSHVHSPKEALTLSKFKPTINVSSLKSDLGEMESTAMKALEYFNSTRHIIVYYEDLVKNPYKLIQVEDFLDLPRMELSSRQVKIHNGPLSEHIKNWEDVKKSLTGTPYERYLRVDY encoded by the exons ATGGAACATGTAGAGTTTCAAGTAATCAAGACGTCCCATTATAACAATGTCCTTGATCAGTCTTCAAACACTTACTTGCATTACCCGAAACCCAAACCTTTTAATTG GTTTACTAGAAACCCCGTGCGTTTGTTTGTCATTATTTCGATGCAAAGATCAGGAAGCGGTTGGTTTGAAACCCTATTGAACAATCATATGAATATAAGCTCGAATGGCGAGATATTCGGTCAGAAAAATAGAAGACAAAATCTTTCATCGATTATTAATACCCTCGATAGGGTTTATAGTTTGGATTTGATTACTCGTTCATCCAAGAACGGTTGTTCAACAGCGATCGGATTCAAATGGATGCTTAATCAG GGTTTGATGGAACACCGTAAAGAGATTCTTCATTACTTTGCTAAGAAGGGCGTTTCTGTCATTTTCTTCTTGAGAAGAAATATGCTATGTAGATTGGTTTCTATCCTTGCCAATTCATTTGATAAACATGCGAAGCTTCTAAATGGCATGCATGTATCTCATGTACACTCGCCCAAAGAG GCTTTGACATTGTCAAAATTCAAACCCACAATCAACGTAAGTTCGTTGAAATCAGATTTGGGTGAGATGGAATCAACCGCTATGAAGGCGCTTGAGTACTTCAATAGTACAAGGCACATCATAGTGTATTATGAAGATCTCGTCAAGAACCCTTAT AAACTGATACAAGTAGAAGACTTTCTGGATCTACCCCGAATGGAGTTAAGTAGCCGACAGGTAAAGATACATAATGGACCCTTATCAGAACATATTAAAAACTGGGAGGATGTCAAGAAATCTCTTACCGGAACACCATATGAGAGATATCTTAGAGTTGACTACTGA